TTTCTGCCGGTTTCCACCACTGAGTTGGTCGATTCGGTAGTCAAGGTACTGCTCGAAATCGAGTTTCGACGCCAAGCGGTGTTTGGCCTCGTCGATTTCTTCGGCGGTCATTCCGTATCCGGAACCGAACAGTCGGAACGTCTCTCCGACCGTCAAGCGGTCGTAAAGCAGTGGTTCCTGTGGACACCAGCCAACGGTTCCCGTCCGTTCGACTGTTCCGGAATCCTGTTCGAGGACACCGACGAGGATGTTCATGAGCGTGGATTTGCCCGACCCGTTCGCGCCGACGATCCCGACGATTTCCCCCGTCCGAATTTCGAGATCGGCATCGGTGAGGACGGTCACTGACCGCGTAAATGGAAAACTCGATCCGTACGTTTTTTCAATCTCATTAGCACGGACGAGTACCTTGTTGCTTGTAGCTTCTCCTTTGGTGGTTGTGGACGCTTCCATAGGTGTATACACACGCTTCTAATTCACTGCGATTACTGTTTCAAATCAAAACTATTTGCAGCAAACTCGTAAGCAATCAGGAATTGAGTATACAGCTAATGCTAGACTCTAAGCATCAGATTTCTCTTGACTTTCTGTATACTGTTCCCTATACGTTGTTTCACAGTTCTCACTGCAAAACTGCTGGAGTGAACCACCGACACGGGTGGCTAGTCCGTCTTCACCGACAGTGGTTCCGCAATTTGCACATTTGAGTGCGGATTCAGTCCCCTCGGCATACGCTGATTGAGCAGCGTTCGACAGCAGTTGTACGTCGTATCGCCGCACGTCAGTCAGTGGTAGATATTGCTGCGCCCAGTTTCCGACTGTATTCCGCGGCGGCGTCGCAACAGCTACGATTTCGCCCTCCGCAGTTGTGAATACGTGTTCTACGGCTGGGGTCTCGAGGATCGATTCTCGAAGAGAATCCGTCTTTCCGAGCTCAGGCTGGAGGCGTACCATGACGTGTATCCGGTTTTCGTACTGTGTGAGGTCGAGATCAACGGTGAATCGACGAATGACATCTTCTTGCTCCAACTGACGGACGCGTGCTGAAACGGACGGGGGTGAAAGATTTACAGCCTCAGCAATAGTGCTGTAGGGTCGTCTCGCGTTCTCCGCTAAAAGACGGAGGATTTCGCGATCCGTGTCGTCAAGTTCTGGTTGGGTCATCGAAAGGCGGAATGGGGGTGGGTGTGGGGGAGCTACGACGCAGGTGTGGGGTGTGACGGTTAGACGTACTCCTCCGGTGTCGAGGTGAACGTCTCCTTGCAGCCCTCGGCACAGAAGTAGTACGTCTGACCGTCGTACTCAGCTGTGGCCGCCGGATCACTTTCATCGACGTCCATTCCACAGACTGGATCAGTTGCCATTCGGTTTCACCCCACATCAATGGTACGAGGGCCTGAATCAAGCAATTTGTTCTTAGCAATCCAAAGTCGGGATACATAGCGATTTGAGCCGTGCTGCACGGTTTGGCTTTTCTGACTCCACAATCAACGGTTAGTACCTCACAATCCCGAACTATCGTTCGAGTATACCAACGGATTCCTATCTGTGTCCTATATAAATACTGGAGTCTGAACCAATTCTAAACCTATGGGTCACGATCCACCACACGACAATCACGAGCAGTGAAGACCCCACAGGTCCATCCAAATTCGTGGATGCTCAAGCGTCGACGTGACGATCCGATTCTTTCTTGCGCCGTGCAAGTAGCAGTCAAGTAGTCTCTAGTTCCGCAACGAAGATAACGTGTCGCAGGAACGGCAGCGCGTGGTGAGCCTTCCGTACCTGCTCAGTAATCGCTGGGGGATCGAGATCATACGCTCCTAACAGTCGTTCAATGAGAGCCCGGAGCGGGCTCGTGAGTAGCTGGAGGTACAGCGTCGTCCACTTTCGGAAGCGTCCGACGCTGTGTTTCGTGATATCTTCGACCGCTTTGAGCTCAAAGCTCGTCTCGTCGAGAGCAGCTTTGTATCCTTCAACAGTACCCAAGGACGGCATATCCCACGCATCCGCAAATGAATCGACCAATCTCCGTTCCGTTTCAGTCACGTCTGACTGCATCACGAGATCGGAGACTACGAGAACCCCCTCGGGTTCGAGGGTATCTGCGACTGTAGCGAAAACGCGATTCCGCTCGGGGAGGTATACGAGTGCGTCGATGGCTGTACACGCGGTAAACGAGTCCCTGGTAAACGGGAGTTGTGTCGCGTCACCGATGATGAACTCGGAATCG
The sequence above is a segment of the Halobaculum roseum genome. Coding sequences within it:
- a CDS encoding ABC transporter ATP-binding protein, with the protein product MTVLTDADLEIRTGEIVGIVGANGSGKSTLMNILVGVLEQDSGTVERTGTVGWCPQEPLLYDRLTVGETFRLFGSGYGMTAEEIDEAKHRLASKLDFEQYLDYRIDQLSGGNRQKINLSIALMHDPDVLMLDEPYTGFDWETYLTFWDLAEELAADGTAVTMISHLIEEQSRLDRIYEVRDGQVYDVTDQEGETDATASERGEETDE
- a CDS encoding AsnC family transcriptional regulator, translating into MTQPELDDTDREILRLLAENARRPYSTIAEAVNLSPPSVSARVRQLEQEDVIRRFTVDLDLTQYENRIHVMVRLQPELGKTDSLRESILETPAVEHVFTTAEGEIVAVATPPRNTVGNWAQQYLPLTDVRRYDVQLLSNAAQSAYAEGTESALKCANCGTTVGEDGLATRVGGSLQQFCSENCETTYREQYTESQEKSDA
- a CDS encoding YHS domain-containing protein, with translation MATDPVCGMDVDESDPAATAEYDGQTYYFCAEGCKETFTSTPEEYV
- a CDS encoding class I SAM-dependent methyltransferase, encoding MDQSTLRHRITDQFSYRGERADIWRAFDLLFDTDEFLNLGYSEWYQPHIAGSSQRRLVTEVGSRVASHLPTTDGVRLLDVGCGRGGPALHLAYQFGFNVTGVDLVPYNIQMATENARGKHLDSEFIIGDATQLPFTRDSFTACTAIDALVYLPERNRVFATVADTLEPEGVLVVSDLVMQSDVTETERRLVDSFADAWDMPSLGTVEGYKAALDETSFELKAVEDITKHSVGRFRKWTTLYLQLLTSPLRALIERLLGAYDLDPPAITEQVRKAHHALPFLRHVIFVAELETT